A stretch of Haloprofundus halophilus DNA encodes these proteins:
- a CDS encoding DCC1-like thiol-disulfide oxidoreductase family protein, which produces MADYDAVLVYDGECPYCSVAARALRRLDDIGAISWYDDAAQAALEAQFGETPFAMVLVDARRGRAYAGRSAAEELADRAGTPGIVSSLVRDSYDRIAAAVGAASGRERDPDDVHDSYPLTDAAREQFDALVAAAAAERPEALERT; this is translated from the coding sequence ATGGCCGACTACGACGCGGTGCTCGTCTACGACGGCGAGTGTCCGTACTGCTCCGTCGCCGCCCGCGCGCTCCGACGACTCGACGATATCGGCGCGATTTCGTGGTACGACGACGCCGCGCAGGCGGCGCTGGAGGCGCAGTTCGGCGAGACGCCGTTCGCGATGGTACTCGTCGACGCGCGGCGGGGGCGCGCGTACGCCGGTCGTTCCGCCGCCGAAGAACTCGCAGACAGAGCGGGGACGCCCGGCATCGTCAGTTCACTCGTCCGCGACAGCTACGACCGCATCGCCGCCGCCGTCGGCGCGGCCAGCGGCCGCGAGCGGGACCCCGACGACGTTCACGACAGCTATCCGTTGACCGACGCGGCCCGCGAGCAGTTCGACGCGCTCGTCGCGGCGGCGGCGGCCGAACGGCCCGAAGCGTTGGAGCGGACGTGA
- a CDS encoding LUD domain-containing protein produces MTTATLSTFERSLGRLDVESTRTSADELGETLASVTLDPVVGAPLPFENYSLPDWIRTDPTPAELEQAKTGVTAAEMAVADYGSVVIRATPDATEQVSLFPDVHVAVVRAADVVPGMPEAFERLAEWTAEGDSAIVATGPSATADMGALVKGAHGPKEVHVVVVE; encoded by the coding sequence ATGACTACTGCCACACTGTCGACGTTCGAACGGTCTCTCGGGCGGCTCGACGTGGAGTCGACTCGAACGAGCGCCGACGAGTTGGGCGAGACGCTCGCGTCGGTCACCCTCGACCCGGTCGTCGGCGCACCGCTGCCGTTCGAGAACTACTCGCTGCCCGACTGGATACGGACCGACCCGACACCGGCCGAACTGGAGCAAGCGAAGACGGGCGTCACGGCCGCCGAGATGGCCGTCGCCGACTACGGCAGCGTCGTGATTCGCGCGACGCCCGACGCCACAGAGCAGGTGAGCCTCTTCCCGGACGTCCACGTCGCCGTCGTCCGCGCCGCGGACGTGGTCCCCGGGATGCCCGAGGCGTTCGAGCGACTCGCCGAGTGGACCGCCGAGGGCGACAGCGCCATCGTCGCCACGGGACCGAGCGCGACGGCCGACATGGGCGCGCTCGTGAAGGGCGCCCACGGTCCCAAAGAAGTGCACGTGGTGGTCGTCGAATGA
- a CDS encoding FAD-binding and (Fe-S)-binding domain-containing protein: MVSHSSSAGSAKSSGDAEPATDAAANYDYVGGDVARPGLVRDLQSRVDGDVRFDEYTRQLYATDASAYEVTPVGVVFPTSTADVTAVVDYCARREIPVLPRGGGTSLAGQAVNEAVVLDFSRYMDGVVDIDPKRREATAQAGTILGELNEELAPHGLKFAPDPAWGDRSAIGGAIGNNSTGSHSLKYGKTDYYVEEVEAVLADGTVTRFGEIEVSELREKADPASAAWGDDGPDSDLLPRIYAEVVRVLDEAADEIDARYPDLKRNVSGYNLDMLVDEARGERRTPDDSGVDPESEAGTVNLARLLAGSEGTLAVVTEATVSLEPIPETKSVALLTYESVADAMEDVAPILEHGPAAVEVMDDVLLSLARDTAEFADVVGLLPEGTDSVLLVEFYAEDGDHGRQRVADLVADRVNRELSTADPSPGAADKTEKERYAVTAMEAHDDETMAKFWKMRKSGLPILLSRTSDAKHIAYIEDTAIPAENLPDYVADFQEILDEHDTFASYYAHAGPGVLHIRPLTNTKTVEGVAEMEAIADAATDLVVEYGGSVSGEHGDGRARTQWNRKLYGERLWNAFRDLKSAYDPDWILNPGNVCGDADMTENLRLSPDYEFDAGFDPALNWENENGFQGMVELCHGCGGCRGGQSTVGGVMCPTYRAADEESLSTRGRANMLRQAMSGDLGEEAQFDVEFMHEVMELCIGCKGCARDCPSEVDMAKLKAEVTHEHHERHGASLRDRLFANVASLSALGSRFAPLSNWATKVPGARTVLEKTVGIASDRTLPTFHAQPFGAWFESRGGSRVSESQATRKALLVPDTYTNFNHPEAGKAAVRVLEAAGVHVRVPSDVADSGRPAFSKGFLDEAYETAESNVAELAPRVRDGWDVVVVEPSDAVMFQSDYLDLLGGEPATVTDPTKAEERAPDETPDTDVGVVAAATYGILEYVDTFRLDESMSFADGGHREFLTYHGHCHQKATKKDHHAVGVLRRAGYDVDPLDSGCCGMAGSFGYEAEHYSMSEAIGEVLVEQVERAGGTVVAPGASCRTQLGDLATDEEPPHPVEKLAEALS, from the coding sequence ATGGTATCTCACTCTTCTTCCGCCGGGTCCGCGAAGTCGTCGGGGGACGCCGAGCCCGCGACGGACGCCGCGGCGAACTACGACTACGTCGGCGGCGACGTGGCCCGTCCCGGGCTCGTCCGCGACCTCCAGTCGCGCGTCGACGGCGACGTGCGCTTCGACGAGTACACCCGGCAGTTGTACGCGACCGACGCCTCCGCCTACGAGGTGACGCCCGTCGGCGTCGTCTTCCCCACGTCGACGGCCGACGTGACGGCGGTCGTCGACTACTGCGCCCGGCGCGAGATTCCGGTCCTCCCACGCGGCGGGGGCACGAGTCTCGCCGGGCAAGCCGTCAACGAGGCGGTCGTTCTCGATTTCTCCCGGTACATGGACGGCGTCGTCGACATCGACCCCAAGCGAAGAGAAGCGACGGCGCAGGCGGGGACGATACTCGGCGAACTCAACGAGGAGCTCGCACCGCACGGCCTCAAGTTCGCGCCCGACCCGGCGTGGGGCGACCGCAGCGCCATCGGCGGCGCCATCGGCAACAACTCCACGGGGTCGCACTCGCTGAAGTACGGGAAGACCGACTACTACGTCGAGGAAGTCGAGGCCGTCCTCGCCGACGGCACCGTGACGAGATTCGGCGAAATCGAGGTGTCGGAACTCCGCGAGAAGGCCGACCCCGCGTCGGCGGCGTGGGGCGACGACGGTCCCGACAGCGACCTTCTCCCCCGAATTTACGCCGAAGTCGTTCGCGTCCTCGACGAAGCGGCCGACGAGATAGACGCCCGTTATCCGGACCTGAAGCGCAACGTCTCGGGGTACAATCTCGACATGCTCGTCGACGAGGCCCGCGGCGAGCGCCGGACGCCCGACGACTCGGGAGTCGACCCCGAGAGCGAGGCGGGGACCGTGAATCTCGCGCGCCTGCTCGCGGGCAGCGAGGGGACGCTCGCGGTCGTCACCGAGGCGACCGTCTCGCTCGAACCGATTCCCGAGACGAAGTCGGTCGCGCTCCTGACGTACGAGAGCGTCGCCGACGCGATGGAGGACGTCGCGCCCATCCTCGAACACGGTCCCGCCGCCGTCGAAGTGATGGACGACGTGCTGCTCTCGCTGGCCCGCGACACCGCCGAGTTCGCCGACGTGGTCGGCTTGCTCCCCGAGGGGACGGACTCCGTCTTGCTCGTCGAGTTCTACGCCGAGGACGGCGACCACGGCCGCCAACGGGTCGCCGACCTGGTCGCCGACAGAGTGAACAGAGAGCTATCGACGGCCGACCCGTCGCCGGGCGCGGCCGACAAGACCGAGAAAGAACGCTACGCCGTCACCGCGATGGAGGCCCACGACGACGAGACGATGGCGAAGTTCTGGAAGATGCGCAAATCGGGGCTGCCCATCCTGCTGTCGCGCACGTCCGACGCCAAACACATCGCCTACATCGAGGACACCGCGATTCCCGCCGAGAACCTCCCGGACTACGTCGCCGACTTCCAGGAGATTCTCGACGAACACGACACGTTCGCCAGCTACTACGCCCACGCCGGGCCAGGCGTGCTCCACATCCGCCCGCTGACGAACACCAAGACCGTAGAAGGGGTCGCGGAGATGGAAGCCATCGCCGACGCCGCGACGGATCTCGTCGTCGAGTACGGCGGGTCGGTGTCGGGCGAGCACGGCGACGGCCGCGCGCGGACGCAGTGGAACCGAAAGCTGTACGGCGAACGTCTCTGGAACGCGTTCCGCGACCTGAAGTCGGCGTACGACCCCGACTGGATTCTGAACCCGGGGAACGTCTGCGGAGACGCCGACATGACCGAGAACCTCCGGCTGTCCCCCGACTACGAGTTCGACGCAGGGTTCGACCCGGCGCTGAACTGGGAGAACGAGAACGGCTTTCAGGGGATGGTCGAACTCTGTCACGGCTGCGGGGGCTGTCGCGGCGGGCAGTCCACGGTGGGCGGCGTGATGTGCCCGACGTACCGCGCCGCCGACGAGGAGTCGCTGTCGACGCGAGGACGCGCGAACATGCTCCGACAGGCGATGAGCGGCGACCTCGGCGAGGAAGCGCAGTTCGACGTCGAGTTCATGCACGAGGTGATGGAGCTCTGCATCGGCTGCAAGGGCTGCGCGCGCGACTGTCCGAGCGAGGTCGACATGGCGAAACTCAAAGCCGAGGTGACCCACGAGCACCACGAGCGTCACGGTGCGAGTCTACGCGACCGACTGTTCGCGAACGTCGCCTCGCTCTCGGCGCTCGGGTCGCGGTTCGCCCCGCTCTCGAACTGGGCGACGAAGGTCCCGGGCGCGCGGACTGTGCTAGAAAAGACCGTGGGCATCGCCTCCGACCGGACGCTCCCGACGTTCCACGCCCAACCGTTCGGGGCGTGGTTCGAGAGTCGCGGCGGGTCGCGCGTTTCCGAGTCGCAGGCGACGCGCAAGGCGCTGTTGGTCCCCGACACGTACACGAACTTCAACCACCCCGAGGCGGGTAAGGCGGCCGTCAGAGTGCTGGAGGCCGCCGGCGTCCACGTCCGCGTGCCGAGCGACGTCGCCGACAGCGGTCGACCGGCGTTCTCGAAGGGGTTTCTCGACGAGGCGTACGAAACCGCCGAGTCGAACGTCGCCGAACTGGCCCCGCGAGTCCGCGACGGCTGGGACGTCGTCGTCGTCGAGCCCTCCGACGCGGTGATGTTCCAGTCGGACTACCTCGACCTGCTCGGGGGTGAGCCAGCGACGGTGACCGACCCGACGAAAGCCGAGGAGCGCGCCCCCGACGAGACGCCCGACACCGACGTCGGCGTCGTCGCCGCCGCGACCTACGGGATACTGGAGTACGTCGACACGTTCCGCCTCGACGAGTCGATGTCGTTCGCCGACGGCGGGCACCGCGAGTTCCTCACCTACCACGGCCACTGTCACCAGAAGGCGACGAAGAAGGACCACCACGCCGTCGGCGTACTCCGGCGAGCGGGCTACGACGTCGACCCGCTCGACTCCGGCTGCTGCGGGATGGCCGGCTCGTTCGGTTACGAGGCCGAACACTACTCGATGAGCGAAGCCATCGGCGAGGTGCTGGTCGAACAGGTCGAACGCGCCGGCGGTACCGTCGTCGCGCCGGGAGCGTCCTGCCGGACGCAACTCGGTGACTTGGCGACCGACGAGGAACCGCCCCATCCCGTCGAGAAACTGGCCGAGGCGCTGAGCTAA
- a CDS encoding DEAD/DEAH box helicase, translating to MDEFIAWLRDRPYYRGQIADHRTVPARDPEFADVDLEPRLGSALESRGIDRLYRHQAQAVEAVRDGGNVVLATQTASGKSLAYTVPAFERAMDHGGRTLYLGPQNALVADQAETLGELARDLGFGSRVSVAQYTGRLSQSEKRAVRDRAPTVLLSNPDMLHYALLPHAHRLWEWFFSSLETVVVDEVHGYRGVFGSHVALTLRRLNRICERFDANPQFVCCSATIGNPVEHAARITGQRESSFALVDEDAAATGEKHWVLWNPPEYEDDSRGGGSGRRKSSHTETKNLFVDLVANDYQTLAFTRARQAAERYATDSGKELRRRGERDLARKVRAYQASLKHDTRRDIESRLHDGDLRGVWSTNALELGVDVGGLDAVVLDGYPGTRMSTFQQAGRAGRGADAALVVLVAGEDQLDQYLMRNPDELFEGAPEKAASDPENTELLPDHVASAAAENWLSVDDERVFGPPYPDVVSRLEAAGRLDRRDTAQGPRWIHSGEGSPQHSMSLRTIERREIDLVVRDRNEVVASLSFSDALRDAHPGAVYHHQGQSYEVIDLDLDRDIAELQATWADYYTRVLTDKEIVVNEDIVEKPLSARPDTSVRFADVTMTEQITGFERRDPKRGEAIGREALDLPETNLRTKALYFTVPDDVEREMRESAGDRGFNGGIHAAEHGMISLFPLALLCDRADIGGLSTPHHPHTGKSTIFVYDGYPGGVGLTRGGYDRVETLMARTARLVDDCDCADGCPACVQSPHCGNANEPLSKEPAVLLLDSLTGRSRR from the coding sequence GTGGACGAGTTCATCGCGTGGCTTCGGGACCGACCGTACTATCGGGGGCAGATAGCCGACCACCGGACGGTCCCGGCGCGCGACCCGGAGTTCGCCGACGTGGACCTCGAACCCAGGCTCGGGTCGGCGCTCGAATCGCGGGGCATCGACCGCCTCTACCGCCACCAGGCCCAGGCGGTCGAAGCCGTCAGAGACGGGGGAAACGTCGTACTGGCGACCCAGACGGCCAGCGGTAAGAGCCTCGCGTACACGGTTCCGGCGTTCGAGCGCGCGATGGACCACGGCGGTCGGACGCTGTACCTCGGCCCGCAGAACGCGCTCGTCGCGGACCAAGCCGAGACGCTCGGCGAGTTGGCCCGGGACCTCGGCTTCGGCAGTCGTGTCTCCGTCGCGCAGTACACCGGTCGCCTCTCGCAGTCCGAGAAACGGGCGGTCCGGGACCGCGCCCCGACGGTGTTGCTGTCGAATCCCGATATGCTGCACTACGCGCTACTGCCGCACGCTCATCGGCTCTGGGAGTGGTTCTTCTCGTCGCTCGAAACGGTCGTCGTCGACGAGGTCCACGGCTACCGCGGCGTCTTCGGGAGTCACGTCGCGCTGACGCTCCGGCGGCTGAACCGCATTTGCGAGCGGTTCGACGCGAACCCGCAGTTCGTCTGTTGTTCGGCGACCATCGGCAATCCCGTCGAACACGCCGCGCGCATCACCGGACAGAGAGAATCGTCGTTCGCGCTCGTCGACGAGGACGCGGCGGCGACGGGCGAGAAGCACTGGGTGCTCTGGAACCCGCCGGAGTACGAAGACGACAGTCGGGGAGGCGGGAGTGGGCGGCGAAAATCCAGCCACACAGAGACGAAGAACCTGTTCGTCGACCTGGTGGCGAACGACTACCAGACGCTGGCGTTCACCCGCGCTCGACAGGCCGCCGAACGCTACGCGACCGACAGCGGCAAAGAACTTCGACGGCGCGGCGAGCGCGACCTCGCGCGGAAGGTTCGGGCGTACCAGGCGTCGCTGAAGCACGACACCCGAAGAGACATCGAGTCGCGGTTGCACGACGGCGATTTGCGGGGCGTGTGGAGCACGAACGCGCTGGAGCTCGGCGTCGACGTGGGCGGCTTGGACGCCGTGGTTCTCGACGGCTACCCCGGCACTCGGATGTCGACGTTCCAGCAGGCGGGGCGAGCGGGCCGCGGGGCGGACGCGGCGCTGGTCGTCCTCGTCGCCGGCGAGGACCAGCTCGACCAGTACCTGATGCGGAATCCCGACGAGCTGTTCGAGGGTGCCCCCGAAAAAGCGGCGTCGGACCCCGAGAACACCGAGCTGCTGCCCGACCACGTCGCCTCCGCGGCCGCCGAAAACTGGCTCTCGGTCGACGACGAGCGGGTTTTCGGGCCGCCGTATCCGGACGTCGTTTCGAGGCTCGAAGCGGCGGGACGACTGGACCGCCGCGACACGGCGCAGGGCCCGCGGTGGATTCACAGCGGCGAGGGGAGTCCGCAGCACTCGATGAGCCTCCGGACCATCGAGCGCCGGGAAATCGACCTCGTGGTTCGCGACCGAAACGAAGTCGTGGCGTCGCTGTCGTTCTCGGACGCGCTCCGCGACGCGCATCCGGGCGCAGTCTACCACCATCAGGGCCAGTCCTACGAGGTAATCGACCTCGATTTGGACCGCGATATCGCCGAGTTGCAGGCGACGTGGGCGGACTACTACACGCGCGTGCTGACGGACAAGGAGATCGTCGTCAACGAGGATATCGTCGAGAAACCGCTGTCGGCACGACCCGACACCTCAGTTCGCTTCGCCGACGTGACGATGACAGAGCAGATAACCGGCTTCGAGCGCCGCGACCCCAAGCGCGGGGAAGCAATCGGACGGGAGGCGCTCGACCTCCCCGAGACGAATCTACGGACCAAGGCGCTGTACTTCACGGTCCCCGACGACGTCGAACGCGAGATGCGCGAATCGGCGGGCGACCGGGGATTCAACGGCGGCATCCACGCCGCCGAACACGGGATGATTTCGCTGTTTCCGCTCGCGCTGCTCTGTGACCGCGCGGACATCGGCGGCCTCTCGACGCCGCACCACCCCCACACCGGGAAAAGTACCATCTTCGTCTACGACGGCTATCCGGGCGGCGTGGGGCTCACACGCGGCGGCTACGACCGAGTGGAGACGTTGATGGCGCGCACCGCGCGACTCGTCGACGACTGCGACTGCGCCGACGGCTGCCCGGCGTGCGTCCAGTCGCCGCACTGCGGCAACGCGAACGAACCGCTCTCGAAAGAGCCGGCGGTTCTGTTACTCGACTCGCTCACAGGTCGCTCTCGTCGCTGA
- a CDS encoding GIY-YIG nuclease family protein, protein MTADDSGAGDEGTYTLVVEVATDTRLTVGALGAVELLAGGYTYTGSAHGPGGFARVDRHREVAAGERDVRHWHVDYLLGHPATTIRDVVTTPRLDVECAVAAALDDGPVPGFGSSDCGCRSHLARWPTVDDARRAATRAHDEARGSKA, encoded by the coding sequence GTGACCGCCGACGACAGCGGTGCGGGCGACGAGGGAACGTACACGCTCGTGGTGGAGGTAGCCACCGACACGCGGCTGACCGTCGGTGCGCTCGGGGCCGTCGAGCTGCTCGCGGGTGGCTACACGTACACCGGCAGCGCGCATGGTCCGGGCGGGTTCGCGCGCGTCGACAGACACCGCGAAGTCGCCGCCGGCGAGCGAGACGTTCGTCACTGGCACGTCGACTACCTGCTCGGCCATCCGGCGACGACGATACGCGACGTCGTCACGACACCGCGGCTGGACGTCGAGTGTGCCGTCGCGGCCGCGCTCGACGACGGCCCGGTACCGGGGTTCGGGTCGTCGGACTGCGGGTGTCGGTCGCATCTCGCGCGCTGGCCGACCGTCGACGACGCTCGGCGGGCGGCGACGCGAGCACACGACGAAGCGCGCGGCTCGAAGGCGTGA
- a CDS encoding helix-turn-helix transcriptional regulator: MSQLGPSEIMAAVARRGSTLRALDEGTRKSDLVKRLSVSRSTVDRAIRELEGQGLVERTDDGYRRTLAGELVLSEYDCFTSRLGGIVEALDALGTLHPKTEFDTALLDGADVVYAEKHSPHEPVTRHGEVVSRAETVRALAPAVLPQQVQIYHDRLMDGELEAQLALSEAVVERLVTVYDDLLREALSTGRAHIRQTTSDPPYSLVCAETPTGPEVSLLLYGDTGAYVFIGNDSPEAVEWAESMFAEWWTDATPLPMRSDQ; encoded by the coding sequence ATGAGTCAGCTGGGTCCCTCTGAGATAATGGCTGCCGTCGCCCGACGCGGTAGCACTCTCCGCGCACTCGACGAAGGGACCCGGAAGTCGGACCTCGTCAAACGACTCTCGGTGTCGCGTTCGACGGTCGACAGGGCGATTCGGGAACTCGAAGGGCAGGGGTTGGTCGAGCGCACCGACGACGGCTACCGGCGGACGCTCGCCGGCGAACTCGTTCTCTCGGAGTACGACTGCTTCACCTCCCGTCTCGGAGGCATCGTCGAAGCACTCGACGCGCTCGGGACGCTCCATCCGAAAACCGAGTTCGACACGGCGCTTCTCGACGGCGCGGACGTCGTCTACGCCGAGAAGCACTCGCCGCACGAACCGGTCACGCGACACGGCGAAGTGGTCTCTCGCGCCGAAACCGTCCGTGCGCTCGCCCCGGCAGTTCTCCCGCAGCAGGTCCAGATATATCACGACCGTCTCATGGACGGCGAGTTGGAAGCGCAACTCGCCCTCTCGGAGGCGGTCGTCGAACGCCTGGTCACCGTCTACGACGACCTGCTACGGGAGGCGCTCTCGACCGGTCGGGCCCACATCCGACAGACGACGTCGGACCCGCCGTACAGCCTCGTCTGCGCGGAGACGCCGACGGGTCCCGAGGTGAGTCTGCTGCTGTACGGTGACACCGGCGCCTACGTGTTCATCGGCAACGACAGCCCCGAGGCGGTCGAGTGGGCGGAGTCGATGTTCGCCGAGTGGTGGACCGACGCGACTCCGCTCCCGATGCGCTCCGACCAGTAG